One Methylobacterium oryzae DNA window includes the following coding sequences:
- a CDS encoding class I SAM-dependent methyltransferase: MDRAQQLLRSLTKDARIVEIGPSFSPLAPKRDGWNTFVIDHAPRSELIEKYHDQTVDRIEEVDFVWTGGSIADAVPVDQHGTFDAFIASHVIEHTTDIVTFLRAAETLLRPDGVVILAVPDKRKCFDFYRSLTGTADAVAAFLEKRNRHTVRTHIDYALNMALKDNGTVGAWSGQDTRPAIPANPLTDEPQWLGAAQLPYYADAHAWVFVPASFNLMILELAQLGYIDLRVEDFLDRDATEFFVWLRKGREQLAPDEIREQRTALMQRAIVELAEQVQQLPETSFVEMASAGALRDQLLKATYRTEALRTVLAALRASIGRFGLDRAEFKRLIAAASQKVPGNLSAAVQHKILLTEATKILDGITDSAVETDDRDPAVIDGAVLVAPLGAAQFGDPLLAAELERERQRARAVRMVLDAVLGSLRGRALDKKRFRDLVTQAAARTPNDGPESARHAVLSEESRRVLGLPVA; this comes from the coding sequence ATGGATCGTGCGCAGCAACTCCTGAGGTCGTTGACCAAGGACGCCCGCATCGTGGAGATTGGCCCGAGCTTCAGCCCGCTCGCGCCGAAGCGCGACGGCTGGAACACGTTCGTCATCGATCACGCGCCGCGCTCGGAGCTCATCGAGAAGTATCACGACCAGACGGTCGACCGCATCGAGGAGGTGGATTTCGTCTGGACAGGCGGCTCGATCGCGGACGCGGTCCCGGTCGACCAGCACGGCACCTTCGACGCGTTCATCGCCAGCCACGTCATCGAGCACACGACCGACATCGTGACCTTCCTGCGCGCCGCCGAGACGCTGCTTCGGCCGGACGGCGTGGTGATCCTGGCCGTGCCCGACAAGCGCAAATGCTTCGATTTCTACCGTTCCCTCACCGGGACGGCGGACGCGGTCGCGGCGTTCCTGGAGAAGCGGAACCGGCACACGGTCCGGACCCACATCGACTACGCCCTGAACATGGCGCTGAAGGACAACGGCACGGTCGGCGCTTGGTCGGGCCAGGACACGCGGCCGGCCATTCCCGCGAATCCGCTCACCGACGAGCCGCAGTGGCTCGGCGCCGCGCAACTGCCCTACTACGCCGACGCCCATGCCTGGGTGTTCGTGCCGGCGAGCTTCAATCTGATGATCCTGGAGCTGGCGCAGCTCGGCTACATCGATCTGCGCGTCGAGGATTTCCTCGACCGGGACGCGACGGAATTCTTCGTGTGGCTCCGCAAGGGACGCGAGCAGCTGGCGCCGGACGAGATCCGCGAGCAGCGCACCGCGCTGATGCAGCGCGCCATCGTCGAGCTGGCGGAGCAGGTGCAGCAACTGCCCGAGACGTCCTTCGTCGAGATGGCCTCGGCGGGGGCGCTGCGGGATCAGCTCCTCAAGGCGACCTACCGGACCGAGGCGCTCCGCACCGTGCTGGCGGCGCTCCGGGCCAGCATCGGCCGTTTCGGGCTGGATCGGGCCGAGTTCAAGCGCCTGATCGCCGCGGCGAGCCAGAAGGTTCCGGGGAACCTCTCGGCGGCGGTCCAGCACAAGATCCTGCTGACCGAAGCGACCAAGATCCTCGACGGCATCACGGATTCTGCGGTCGAGACCGACGACCGGGATCCCGCCGTCATCGACGGCGCCGTCTTGGTGGCGCCGCTCGGCGCGGCCCAGTTCGGGGATCCGCTGCTCGCCGCCGAACTGGAGCGCGAGCGCCAGCGCGCCCGGGCGGTCCGCATGGTGCTGGACGCCGTGCTCGGAAGCCTGCGCGGCCGCGCCCTCGACAAGAAGCGGTTCCGGGACCTCGTCACGCAGGCGGCCGCGCGGACGCCGAATGACGGCCCCGAATCGGCGCGCCACGCGGTGCTGTCCGAGGAATCGCGGCGGGTCCTCGGCCTGCCGGTCGCCTGA
- the arsC gene encoding arsenate reductase (glutaredoxin) (This arsenate reductase requires both glutathione and glutaredoxin to convert arsenate to arsenite, after which the efflux transporter formed by ArsA and ArsB can extrude the arsenite from the cell, providing resistance.) → MSEPFDVVIYHNPACGTSRNTLAMIRNAGIEPHVIEYLKTPPARALLLQLLDRAGLSVRDVLREKGTPYAELDLGNPDLTDGQLLDAVAAHPVLLNRPLVVTPKGVRLCRPSEAVLDLLPPQRGGFVKEDGEPVVDEQGRRVATA, encoded by the coding sequence ATGTCTGAGCCGTTCGACGTCGTGATCTACCACAATCCGGCCTGCGGCACGTCGCGCAACACCCTCGCGATGATCCGTAACGCCGGGATCGAGCCCCACGTGATCGAGTATCTCAAGACGCCGCCGGCCCGCGCGCTGCTGCTACAGCTCCTCGACCGCGCCGGGCTGTCGGTGCGCGACGTGCTCCGGGAGAAGGGCACGCCCTACGCCGAGCTCGACCTCGGCAACCCGGACCTGACCGACGGGCAGTTGCTCGACGCCGTCGCGGCGCATCCGGTCCTGCTCAACCGGCCGCTGGTGGTCACGCCGAAGGGCGTACGCCTGTGCCGCCCATCGGAGGCGGTGCTGGATCTCCTGCCGCCGCAGCGGGGCGGGTTCGTGAAGGAGGACGGCGAGCCGGTGGTCGACGAGCAGGGCCGCCGTGTCGCCACGGCCTGA
- a CDS encoding MFS transporter: MSEASRWPVIAALGVVEILAWGSSFYLPAVMAAPIAESTGWPLAWVVGGLAFGLLVAALASPHVGAAIHRHGGRPVLALAALLLAAGLTVVAVAPSLPIYLAGWLILGAGMGCGLYDPAFATLGRLYGAAARPAITTLTLWGGFASTVCWPLSAFLVAHVGWRGACLTYAGLHLAVTLPLILAMIPHAPELPVSDGPQEAGSAPLSTRERRAFLLFAGVLVLGGAIMSQVSVHLLTLLQARGVSLAAAVSYGALIGPAQVSARVAEISLKGRHHPLWTLTAAFGLIALGLWLLAAGLPGVALWLVLYAGGNGIYSIARGTVPLALFGPVRYPLVVGRLARPALAAQALAPPAGAVVLTHVGPGALWWMLLALALAALGLIGALWRAR; this comes from the coding sequence ATGAGCGAAGCCAGCCGCTGGCCGGTGATCGCCGCACTCGGCGTCGTGGAGATCCTCGCCTGGGGCTCGTCGTTCTACCTGCCGGCGGTGATGGCGGCCCCCATCGCCGAGAGCACCGGCTGGCCCCTCGCCTGGGTGGTCGGCGGACTGGCCTTCGGCCTCCTCGTCGCGGCCCTCGCCTCGCCGCATGTCGGGGCGGCGATCCACCGGCACGGCGGGCGGCCGGTCCTCGCCCTCGCGGCGCTGCTCCTCGCCGCCGGGCTGACCGTCGTGGCCGTGGCGCCGAGCCTGCCGATCTATCTCGCCGGCTGGCTGATCCTCGGCGCCGGCATGGGCTGCGGCCTGTACGACCCCGCCTTCGCGACCCTCGGGCGGCTCTACGGCGCGGCCGCGCGGCCGGCCATCACCACGCTGACCCTCTGGGGCGGGTTCGCCAGCACCGTGTGCTGGCCGCTCTCGGCCTTCCTGGTGGCCCATGTCGGCTGGCGGGGCGCCTGCCTCACCTATGCCGGCCTGCACCTCGCCGTGACGCTGCCGCTCATCCTCGCGATGATCCCGCACGCGCCGGAACTCCCGGTCTCCGACGGGCCACAGGAGGCGGGGTCCGCGCCGCTATCGACCCGGGAGCGCCGCGCGTTCCTGCTGTTCGCGGGGGTGCTGGTCCTCGGCGGCGCGATCATGTCCCAGGTGTCGGTCCACCTGCTCACCCTGCTGCAGGCGCGCGGCGTGTCGCTCGCCGCCGCCGTCTCGTACGGGGCGCTGATCGGGCCCGCGCAGGTGAGCGCCCGCGTCGCCGAGATCTCCCTCAAGGGCCGCCACCACCCGCTCTGGACACTGACGGCCGCCTTCGGCCTGATCGCCCTCGGGCTGTGGCTCCTTGCGGCCGGGCTGCCGGGCGTGGCGCTCTGGCTGGTGCTCTACGCGGGCGGCAACGGGATCTACTCGATCGCTCGCGGCACGGTCCCGCTCGCCCTGTTCGGCCCCGTGCGCTACCCGCTGGTGGTCGGCCGCCTCGCCCGGCCGGCCCTGGCCGCCCAGGCCCTGGCGCCGCCGGCTGGGGCCGTCGTGCTCACCCATGTCGGGCCGGGGGCCCTGTGGTGGATGCTCCTCGCGCTGGCGCTCGCCGCCCTGGGCCTGATCGGGGCGCTGTGGCGCGCGCGGTGA
- a CDS encoding acyl CoA:acetate/3-ketoacid CoA transferase, with translation MRKNKVISAEEAIALIRENDVVTTTGFVQSCIPEALHAALEKRFVETGSPRGLTLIMTAGAGDSKGLGTGRLHHDGLLTRVIAANFGRMPKVAKAAQDNLIRGYNLPQGVISQLYRACAAGQPGLFSKVGLKTYVDPRHGGAKVNELTTEDIVKLVEVDGEEWLFYTATKIDVAFIRATSADPSGNLSYEKEALTLDCLAQAMAARNNGGIVIAQVERIVDDGYLLPKDVRVPGILVDCVVVAEPEMHRMNYGVMHDAALAGEIRVPVTGIKRMALNERKIIARRAAFELPPNGVVNLGVGAPEGISSVANEEKITPYITLTTEAGAVGGVLASGSSFGAATNADCIIDQNQMFDFYDGGGLDMTCLGMAECDAAGNVNTSRFGGKLNGCGGFINISQNARTVVFAGTFTAGGLEIAVSDGQVRIVNEGKARKFVTQVQQNTFSGPYAVERSQPVLYVTERCVFQLTPEGLELIEVAPGIDIERDILAHMDFAPVVRNPVPMDPRIFREEPMELISDLLNLDLKSRVSYDGERNILFVNLEGWYCRVKGDMDELRMTIVEACRKAGQRVNAVINHDGFRLNENLVDDYAGMVQYLQANYYATTTRYATSAFLRLKMEEALNKRGVAPHVFERKEEAQAFVSSTEDKKARKRISPAVASAA, from the coding sequence ATGAGGAAGAACAAGGTCATCTCGGCGGAAGAGGCGATCGCGCTGATCCGCGAGAACGACGTCGTGACCACCACGGGGTTCGTCCAGAGCTGCATCCCGGAGGCCCTGCACGCCGCCCTCGAGAAGCGGTTCGTCGAGACCGGATCACCCCGCGGCCTCACCCTGATCATGACGGCCGGCGCCGGCGACAGCAAAGGGCTCGGCACCGGCCGCCTGCACCATGACGGCCTTCTCACGCGGGTCATCGCGGCCAATTTCGGCCGCATGCCCAAGGTCGCCAAGGCCGCGCAGGACAACCTGATCCGCGGCTACAACCTGCCCCAGGGCGTGATCTCCCAGCTCTACCGGGCCTGCGCGGCGGGCCAGCCGGGTCTGTTCTCGAAGGTCGGCCTGAAGACCTATGTCGACCCGCGCCACGGGGGCGCCAAGGTAAACGAACTGACTACCGAGGACATCGTCAAGCTCGTCGAGGTCGATGGCGAGGAGTGGCTGTTCTACACGGCGACCAAGATCGACGTGGCCTTCATCCGGGCCACCTCGGCCGATCCGTCGGGCAACCTCTCCTACGAGAAGGAGGCGCTGACCCTGGACTGCCTCGCCCAGGCCATGGCGGCCCGCAACAACGGCGGCATCGTCATCGCCCAGGTCGAGCGCATCGTTGACGACGGCTACCTTCTGCCGAAGGACGTGCGCGTGCCCGGCATCCTCGTTGACTGCGTGGTGGTCGCCGAACCCGAGATGCACCGGATGAACTACGGCGTGATGCACGACGCGGCGCTCGCCGGCGAGATCCGGGTCCCGGTCACCGGCATCAAGCGGATGGCGCTCAACGAGCGCAAGATCATCGCGCGCCGCGCCGCCTTCGAGCTGCCGCCGAACGGCGTGGTCAATCTCGGCGTCGGCGCGCCCGAGGGCATCTCGTCGGTCGCCAACGAGGAGAAGATCACCCCCTACATCACCCTCACCACCGAGGCGGGCGCGGTCGGCGGGGTGCTGGCGTCCGGTTCGAGCTTCGGCGCGGCCACGAACGCCGACTGCATCATCGACCAGAACCAGATGTTCGACTTCTACGACGGCGGCGGCCTCGACATGACCTGCCTGGGCATGGCCGAGTGCGACGCGGCCGGCAACGTCAACACCTCGCGGTTCGGCGGCAAGCTGAACGGCTGCGGCGGCTTCATCAACATCTCGCAGAACGCCCGCACCGTCGTGTTCGCCGGGACGTTCACGGCCGGCGGTCTCGAGATCGCGGTGTCCGACGGTCAGGTGCGCATCGTGAACGAGGGCAAGGCCCGCAAGTTCGTCACCCAGGTCCAGCAGAACACCTTCTCGGGCCCCTACGCGGTCGAGCGGTCGCAGCCGGTCCTCTACGTGACCGAGCGCTGCGTCTTCCAGCTGACTCCGGAGGGCTTGGAACTGATCGAGGTCGCGCCGGGGATCGACATCGAGCGCGACATCCTCGCCCACATGGATTTCGCGCCCGTCGTGCGCAATCCGGTGCCGATGGATCCGCGCATCTTCCGCGAGGAGCCGATGGAGCTGATCTCTGATCTGCTCAACCTCGATCTGAAGTCCCGCGTCAGCTACGACGGCGAGCGCAACATCCTCTTCGTCAACCTGGAAGGCTGGTACTGCCGGGTAAAGGGCGACATGGACGAGCTGCGCATGACCATCGTCGAGGCCTGCCGGAAGGCGGGCCAGCGGGTCAACGCCGTGATCAATCACGACGGCTTCCGGCTCAACGAGAACTTGGTCGACGACTACGCCGGCATGGTCCAGTACCTGCAGGCGAACTACTACGCGACCACGACCCGCTACGCGACCAGCGCCTTCCTGCGCCTCAAGATGGAGGAGGCCCTGAACAAGCGCGGGGTCGCGCCGCACGTCTTCGAGCGCAAGGAGGAGGCGCAGGCCTTCGTCAGCAGCACCGAGGACAAGAAGGCCCGCAAGCGCATCTCCCCGGCGGTCGCGTCGGCGGCGTGA
- the arsH gene encoding arsenical resistance protein ArsH → MSKSPAPAPSVRDGLPNLSAAHFATPTDGAGRGIPLAHAPRFLILYGSLRERSFSRFLAYEAARLLEAMGGEVRIYHADGLPLPDDATADHPKVREIRALSAWSEGQVWVSPERHGALTGVMKSQIDWLPLSEGSLRPTQGRTLAVMQVSGGSQSFNAVNALRVLGRWMRMITIPNQSSVPMAYREFDEAGRMRPGPLYDRVVDVCEELMKFTLLTRGCADYLVDRYSERKERDPDRLAGVAADIGFAKPSPPGA, encoded by the coding sequence GTGAGCAAGAGCCCGGCCCCTGCCCCTTCGGTCCGTGACGGCCTGCCGAATCTCAGCGCGGCGCATTTCGCAACGCCGACCGACGGGGCCGGTCGGGGGATCCCGCTCGCGCACGCGCCGCGCTTCCTGATCCTGTACGGGTCGCTCCGCGAACGCTCCTTCAGCCGGTTCCTGGCCTATGAGGCCGCGCGGCTCCTGGAGGCGATGGGCGGCGAGGTCCGCATCTACCACGCCGACGGCCTGCCGCTGCCCGACGACGCGACCGCCGACCATCCGAAGGTGCGGGAGATCCGCGCCCTCTCGGCCTGGTCCGAGGGGCAGGTCTGGGTCTCGCCCGAGCGGCACGGCGCGCTCACCGGCGTGATGAAGAGCCAGATCGACTGGCTGCCCCTGTCCGAGGGGAGTCTGCGCCCGACGCAGGGCCGGACCCTCGCGGTGATGCAGGTCTCGGGCGGCTCTCAGAGCTTCAACGCCGTGAACGCCCTGCGCGTCCTCGGCCGCTGGATGCGGATGATCACGATCCCCAACCAGTCCTCGGTGCCGATGGCCTACCGGGAGTTCGACGAGGCGGGCCGTATGAGGCCCGGGCCGCTCTACGACCGGGTCGTCGACGTGTGCGAGGAACTCATGAAGTTCACGCTGCTGACCCGCGGATGCGCCGATTACCTCGTGGACCGCTACAGCGAGCGCAAGGAGCGCGATCCCGACCGGCTCGCCGGTGTCGCGGCCGATATCGGCTTCGCGAAGCCCTCACCGCCGGGCGCCTGA
- a CDS encoding ArsR/SmtB family transcription factor encodes MDDAQALTAFAALAQEHRLRLVRALVRAGPEGLASGTLAAAVGVSAATVSHHLKELSRAGLVSSRRDGRSILYSAAYPVLADLIAFLMRDCCQGRAEICTPAAETLAACLSPSGDAAHV; translated from the coding sequence ATGGACGACGCGCAAGCCCTGACGGCCTTCGCGGCCCTGGCGCAGGAGCACAGACTGCGGCTGGTGCGGGCGCTGGTGAGAGCCGGTCCGGAGGGCCTCGCCTCCGGGACGCTGGCCGCGGCGGTCGGCGTGTCGGCCGCCACGGTGTCGCATCACCTGAAGGAACTGAGCCGCGCCGGGCTGGTCAGCTCGCGGCGCGACGGTCGCTCCATCCTCTACAGTGCCGCCTACCCGGTGCTGGCCGATCTGATCGCGTTCCTGATGCGCGATTGCTGCCAGGGCCGCGCGGAGATCTGCACGCCGGCGGCGGAGACCCTGGCCGCCTGCCTCAGCCCCTCGGGAGACGCCGCACATGTCTGA
- a CDS encoding NAD(P)/FAD-dependent oxidoreductase — protein sequence MAEPFPLAPSLWATTAAPAPDTPPLARSGLAEVVIVGGGFCGLSTALHLAERGIRPVVLEAQEVGYGGSGRNGGQVIPGLKYDPADLVARFGRERGERLARFAGGTADVVFDLIARHGMDVPHSRAGWIQGAHTEAGLAEVAKRAAQWADLGAPTRVLDRAETEQLLGTDRYLGGWLDSRGGAIQPLSYARGLARAAQKAGATIHGGSPVTGLERTGSGWTVTTAQGERVTTGRVVLCTNGYTGGLWPNLARTVIAANSFQVATVPLTDNLRRSILPEGHVSSDTRKLLLYFRLDHTGRLLMGGRGPFREPRDPADWAHLERIVGKLFPQLDGIAFDHRWCGRVAITRDYLPHLHEPAPGLLIDIGCQGRGVGLQSAMGRAMAAYIATGDAGNLPLPLTPIEPLPLHGLNRLYVSAIIAWYRLRDGGIR from the coding sequence GTGGCCGAACCGTTCCCGCTCGCACCCTCGCTCTGGGCCACGACGGCGGCGCCCGCGCCGGACACGCCGCCGCTGGCCCGATCCGGCCTAGCCGAGGTGGTGATCGTCGGCGGCGGGTTCTGCGGCCTGTCCACCGCCCTGCATCTCGCCGAGCGCGGCATCCGACCCGTCGTGCTCGAGGCGCAGGAGGTCGGCTACGGCGGGTCCGGTCGCAACGGTGGCCAGGTCATCCCCGGCCTCAAATACGATCCCGCCGACCTCGTCGCGCGGTTCGGTCGGGAGCGCGGCGAGCGGCTCGCGCGCTTCGCCGGCGGGACCGCCGACGTCGTGTTCGACCTCATCGCCCGGCACGGGATGGACGTGCCGCATTCCCGCGCCGGCTGGATCCAGGGCGCCCACACCGAGGCCGGGCTCGCCGAGGTCGCCAAGCGGGCGGCCCAGTGGGCGGATCTCGGTGCGCCCACCCGCGTCCTCGACAGGGCCGAGACCGAGCAGCTGCTGGGGACCGACCGCTATCTCGGCGGCTGGCTCGACAGCCGCGGCGGGGCGATCCAGCCCCTGAGCTACGCCCGCGGCCTCGCCCGGGCCGCCCAGAAGGCCGGCGCCACGATCCACGGCGGATCGCCGGTCACCGGCCTCGAACGGACCGGATCGGGCTGGACCGTCACCACGGCCCAGGGCGAGCGGGTGACGACCGGCCGGGTCGTGCTGTGCACCAACGGCTACACGGGCGGCCTGTGGCCGAACCTCGCGCGGACGGTGATCGCGGCGAACTCGTTCCAGGTCGCCACGGTGCCGCTGACCGACAACCTGCGGCGCTCGATCCTGCCCGAAGGCCATGTCTCCTCGGACACGCGCAAGCTCCTGCTCTACTTCCGCCTCGACCATACCGGACGCCTGCTGATGGGCGGCCGCGGTCCGTTCCGGGAGCCGCGCGACCCCGCCGACTGGGCCCATCTCGAGCGGATCGTCGGCAAGCTCTTCCCCCAGCTCGACGGGATCGCCTTCGACCATCGCTGGTGCGGCCGCGTCGCGATCACCCGGGACTACCTGCCCCATCTCCACGAGCCGGCGCCCGGGCTCCTCATCGATATCGGCTGCCAGGGCCGGGGCGTCGGCCTCCAGTCGGCGATGGGCCGGGCGATGGCCGCCTACATCGCGACCGGAGATGCCGGCAACCTGCCCCTGCCGCTGACGCCGATCGAGCCGCTGCCGCTCCACGGGCTGAACCGGCTGTACGTCTCGGCGATCATCGCCTGGTACCGCCTGCGCGACGGCGGCATCCGCTGA